AATTAATGGCACGAAAAACGATGTTTTCATTAAGTGTTTCAAATACGAAATACAGATTCGAGATTCAAACTACTGGACTAGCGAAATACACTACTGCAGTTTTCAGGAAAATACCATTGGCTTCAGACTCATAGTTCGCGTGCCTGTACGTACAATAACTAATGAAAGTTTTTGCTGTACCAcaaactaaaataaatgaattttaaaaactactgaaatgGGCAATGATCGATGGAAGAAGACGGGAGTTCAGAAAAACGCAGTGATTAACCGAAGCCAGGATAAATCCCATATAAGTTCAAGGAGTTAAAGCTCGTGGGGTAAAACGAGGTCAATCTGCACAATGCGAACAAGTGTTTGATCCTGTGACTACAGTTCAAACAACTCTATCAGGAAGCCTTTCTACACCATGATAGTGTTTCCTGAAGGGTAATATCAgcgcacacgtgcacgcacgagcTGCTTCCCTCACTACTGAGATTCAGTGTTAAAAGCAAAATCCACTGACGTTAGTGTACACGACTTTAGAGATTAGCGCCAGACCGCAGACTACCGCACGCGGCGTAGACGTAGACGTGCGCGCGCTTCACACCGCGCGCAGTAGTCTGCGGTCTGGCGCTAATCTCTACAGTTgtgctctcctcctctctttggTGATTAACGGTCCTCACTGACAAACTAAACGTTTATAAAAGCCGGTTGcctgatgtgtgtgtacataaaaCCACAATTCCGCGGACGTAAACCATTCACCACAGTTAGGGgaaaaaaccccaaacaaaacaaacactccacacacacacacacacacacacacacacacacacacaagctgcagTTTCCCCAAGTCATTAATTAACAAGGAATCATAACATTTGTTTCAGTAGTTGTTCTGTGTCGTTTTAAATACGAATGGCTCCATTATTTCCTGAATGTCGAGTAAACATTGAGTGTGTTTTCAGTGGCATTAGCGGTTGGCGGTCCATTCCTGCGCAGAGCCGAACGCAAACGGCCCGATAACTCCGCAGACAAAGACTCTCCTTGCTCCGTTTGGACTTGTTTGAAGTCCGGTGGCATTCACTCGATTATTAAACTATCCTGTATTCACCTTCGATATTGTCGTGTCTGCAGAAGAGAAAAGCGGACACTCCAATGCAAACAGCACTTTCCCGTTTTCTTAAAAGGTAAATCCAAATGACAAAACGAATACCGAGCCAACATTCGTCGTCTACGAACACTGGACGGTTCACACGACCCATTGGTCTTTGTTGCCCGTAAAAACGTCACGCTCGGTGAAAGTGCCATACAAATAACGGGCAATTATAGACCCTAATACGGGACTAGTCAAAGTGGCCAGTACTTCATCGGAACACGGTGTCTGTTTTGTCACTATTAAGGCAAAGTTTGCGTAAATAGTGGTCATCAATCAGCGAATGGAGGGAGATATACCGTGATCTGCAGTAAAGTGCTGATAAACTGACCGAACTCCTTGGCGCGTTCGTGATGAAAGGACGCATTGCTAGAGAATGCGCATGCGCggacaaactctctctctctctctctctctctcacacacacacacacacgcttaaaAAATGTTGTTTCGTTACAACGCAGGATGGGTGTTGTCACTCACCTTCTCAATAGTATTTTGTCAGTATCGACGAGGAGTTTAGGGCCCTTTTTTGTTTAGTGCCCTTTTTGTACGaaacatacacaaaaacaaacacgcgtgcacactcactcactctgaaGAGACTAAAATTAGCTTGATTAAGGCAAACCACAGTCGTGCACGCGCAAACACTGTCAGTCTCTCTACAAACGTAATCGACTTAAACCCAGATCACttcctccatccatccatcatatTTATTGGAGAACATAATGACAATTGATGTTGACAGGAAACTTAACACTACATACCATTCTCTTGCGGTCTTAGCTGTGACGAGGTTGTAAACTGTAATTATGTCGGAAGCTAATTTTAGCAGGAATGCTCCGAACTTTTATTTATGATACATTTTTTCAAGACATTCAAGGATATAATAGCAAAAAAACGATATACAAAAGCTGAATCTCACAATATAGCGATGCAGTGACTGAAGTTATTTCGGGGCTCTACAGCGATCACCTTTATTATCGGCCCAATACACCAAACCTTTGTAATTGTAGCTTAAATTTCCGTTTGTTATTTGTTCGGCTAACAAATAGCCCAACGGTTATTGCTTTTATGCGAATTCACGTTTTGCACTTTGCCTTATAAGATTATTACAATTATTATATGACTATGTCTCGATAAACCATTAAAAACaaatttatgtttgttttttaacctGTAATAGTATCATCAGTGTCGATAATACCAACAACCGTTAGCTGTTAAAACTTGAACACTCTTCCTGCCTTTTGCAACTGTGACAAGCCTGATCTCCCACAGAACGAGTGTTATGTAACAGCTTGGTAGCGAACAGGAGAATGGGGTGGACAGGCTCTCATACTGCTGGCAAATTAGACATcagcatctctcacacacacacacacacacacacacacacacacacaggctctgttcgaaatagactactacatactggatactgcatactggactcagtatatactggatactgcatactggtcctcgtagtagtatgcagtagttTCCAGTacgcgacaaaagcaaagcacactacggggtcacgtgaacgtagcgttgcatgatgggatgcagtacaccacgaagatagctctgttcgcgtactggaatattttgcggaagtagtaggtcatccgggtatgtttcacgtattggaaattttcattttggtcacatactgcatacggcatactgatttggggctcgatcagtacgccagtagtatgtagtaggctatttcgaacacagccacacactcaGGTTGGGGAAGAGAATGTCCTTCAGCTAAACTTCAGTTTTGTGTCCATCTTAAAGGTGCATTCTATGGGCGCGGTTCCAGTAGATCACCTGTTGTCGTGCGCGGTGTAGGCCCCGCCCATGACCTTCGACCCCGGACCGTGCTCTTCCAGCAAGCCTGGCGCTGACCTCAGCATTACAGCGCAGTTGCAGGGCGGTCACACCTGCATGGCTTTGAGCACGCTCAAGATAAGCGTGCGGAGAGTCCTGCTGACAGATGATCCACATTACAGCTAGGATAATCTCGCAGGGATTACAGATATGATAGTTACAACACCGAGATATTCTACTGGGCGACAGAGCAAAGCACCAACTAATATGAGTGAGAACAAATAATGACTGTGCATGCAGTGTCTAAAGGTGTGTGGCCATAGAAGTGCACTGTAAATCAGTCAATGAAAATAATTCCTTATACTATAAAGTTAGCTGGCTTACCTGAGAAATCTCTCAGCTCTACAGGAGTGATAACTGTAGAGATTCTGCACGAATGCTAACGCTGTGATAACAGTGCTGAACCAGCCATGTCAACTCCGCCACAGTTCCTTACCCATCATCACTTTAGTGTGTCGCGCGGTAGAAATAACCGGTTTTACAGCAGGACTGGATGACAGCAGCAGCTCGCCGAAAGGGCCCTGCCGAGGACCCGCTGTGGAGAGCACGTCGTCTGAGGGAGTGCGGGAACTTGGAGAACGAGAAGAATCCTCGTCTGGAGATCCAGCACACACTCGGGAACAAATCACTCAGAACAGCCACGAGTCACCGTGGACAACATGCCCGCTTCACACGtgcagagagagtgggagaagagagagagagagagagagagagagagagagtgagagagagaaggggggagggTGGCAAATACTGGCCTAAGACAGcacctgtcctgtgtgtgtgtatttttgtaccTCCACTGTTTCAGTAGaaaggaaaaggagaggaatCATGTTGCAatgtttccaaaaaaaaaaaagtgtgtgtgcacagcagcACAGAATGTGTTTAGTGTAAAATAAAAACAGCACGACCATGTAGGTTTGTTTGCTTTATTCGTTTACAGTTTAACATCAGCTGTAACAATGCAAGTTCCATAAGCTCTGCATCGTCCCATCACGAATCGCCCACAGCGAGCTCCTCCCATAGCTGTTCCTCCCTGACGCAAACCATCCCAGAACCCACAACCATGGCTTGAACACAGCAACTCTAGGGCCTTCCACCAGTGACATCGTCTGATGCCGTTTTGATCTGCGGCCGGAGGATTCCAGCCTTCGAGCGTCAGCTCCGGGCGTCGTGAGCTTGTCTGTGCCTTGGTGCGGCATGGCAGAACGCGATTGGGCGGGTTTGATCACCTGATCACCTGCAAACTAGCGCCAAGAGGATCCTAGAATGCGGGGGGAGTTACGGCAACGGTGCCGACGGTGGAGACGGCCACCGAGATGCTCGGCTGCCCTGTGAACTCCAGACCAGTAGCTTTTACAGCAGATACCTGGTGTGGCCGTTAATCTGTTACAAATAACGTCACAAACAGGAAAAACCTAAATAAACCCAGCATGGGACGGATCAGGCTGTTCTGTGCTGATTTCAATAGAGTATATCAGTTCTGAGCTCACGTCCCGACTAGACAGACCCCCTTGGGTTCGAAACTGCCAAAACTCGCAGACGTCTTCCCCAAAAAAGGTCACAGGGACCTCCCATTAGAAATGTGAATATTAGGGTAAAAAAACGTGTCTCGTTTATTGAATTAACGTGAAGTTATCCAGCctaagctcacacacacacacacacacacacatacacacacacttcgctGCATCTAGCGCAGAGCTATTGCTCCTCACAACATAAAGCGTGGCACACTGCAACATTTCAGACTCACTAAACTGTAAAATACGCAAAATAACGTGTTAAAACGTGTCGGCTGTCATTCTGTCACATCTACCCATAAATAGGTACAGGTCACTtgcaaaaatataaaataaaatattaaacaaaTACACAGTTAAACCGTTAAGAGATCTTATCTGTGTGAATTCAGCCATCAGGCAGGATTGCTGATCTCAGAGTTTTCACGACAGCAGCTACATTTGTGTATGACGTGTAAAATCGGATTCTTCAGAGCCCTTTATGAACCAGGCATCAGGGCTGATCCGAGGTCAGCAACTCCCGCTCAAATAATGACAATCTCCCAGATATTTAAGATAAAGCCTGATCATAGGTCAGTTCTCAGCCTTGGTTCCGAGAGCCACACTTCAGCACCCTGAGAATCCACTCGTCAGCCATGGGAAAACCTACATCGAGCTGGACACAGTGCAAATGTGCAGGTCAAGCCGTGAGTACGTCTCTCCAGACCGAGATTCCAAACCACTTTTCCAAGTTGTTTGTGTCAGTGAAAGAGCAGGGgaggtggggaaaaaaaaggacaCAGAGGACTCAAGACCAgagccaccagggggcgctaCACTCAGGATGCACAACAACAAAACAGGATAAAAAATGTCCACTAGAATAGCAGCATCACATTATAATaaatcatttttaaaaaatggacagaaacataaaaacaatgttTATAAAAATCAGAACTGTTGAGTTACTAGCCAAGACCTACCCAAGAACTGTTACTTGTGAAATAAGTGATACAAACAATAAGATTAAGCAAACAAATTGAACTAAGCAAATTAAGTGAACGCACAATAACAAACTAGGCAGGCAGGGGCTGACGCACGTAAACCAAGGTGTCTGGACAACCGTCCGGGCTTATCCTGGAGAACACTGCCTGAACTTCACACGGCAGCACAAACAGTACACAGTATGCAGCAGATGGAGAATGAAGTCCATACTATGTACTACCAGCTGGACTCGAACAAGGCCCAACTCTGGCCACCTGATGGCACCGTTCCTCTAATCCAGGAACACGGCTGAGAActgctaaaaaataaaaatacaaaacggTACAAAACCGACCGGAAACAACTTGGGGTTTGACTTGTTCCATTTTCCAgtctaaaaatatatatttatgtatatcTGAATAAATCTACCCTACGCTGTGTGAGCGGTAGAGATATGacacggtgtgtgtgcgtgagcagACGCAGCCGTCCAGGCTGTGGTTGGTCTGTGGTGGGGCTGCTGTGTGGGGCGCTGTGCTTCACCGGGCCAACCCCATCCACTCTCCACCTGTGCTCCGCCCTTTCCTTCTCTTCACATTTGGTGCGTCTATCTAGACCCGTAGCACGCTGCCCTCTGCCGCCCCCTGCTGGTAGTGCCTGTAACAGAGGGGGCGGCAGCAGGCCGGTTCCAAgtgtctcattctctctgtctctttctctctctttctccttgtgTGTGAGGTTTGCGGCCTGCTCTGGCATCCAGCTCTGGCTGAAGCCTGGGGCTCAGTTAAAGCCCAAGCCTGCGCCCTTAGGTCTCTGGGTGGCACGGAGCGGCTCGGTGATGCCCCGGCCATCGGGGCCCAGGCCCATCCCCGGAGACCAGCCCATAGTCTGCAGCATCCGGCTGCCCATGTTGGACTCTGGGATAGGAGGGGCGCCCTCTCCTATCACtcctgagtgagagagagagagagagaattaattAACTGTACGGCCATGTTTGCGAACATTGTTCTTAACACACACTATACATTTTACGCCCCTGAAACAGCATTTGAACATTATGACTGAACTCCAACACACATCACTGCCATGAACTTTCATCTCGCTGCCCTCCTCGGCGCACCAGTTCGGCTTGTGACGGCAGCAACGTTCATAGCGTGTACAGGAAATCTTTCTACGAGCCGTAGACGAGCGTAACGCTGGGCTTGGTGCGGTTGTGTAGGTCCAGTACGCCGACGTAACCCTCTGCTTGAACTGCTTTGTGCTGGTTGGCAGCATTCGAGGGCCCGAAGAACAAGGGGTCAGCCCTTATGAGTGTGCACTTGGTAGGAGGAGTACTGTTTGATTGGAACGCAGCCCTGTTATTCGGCTTTGTCTCTATGCTTGGAAAATTTTttaataacaataaataaataatagcaataataattattattttcctTAGTGTATGTAGCTGCATTTCATGAAGGGTAAAATGGCTGTCCGGTAGGGACGTttacacccagacacacatcaCGTTCCAGCAGTCAATCATCTTTGTAAACGTGCCCTTCTGTTTGAAGGACAGACATTTCCAGGCTTACGTCTGGGATTCCCTGACCGACTGTGTTTATTGGCCCACCCTTTTCTCAAGGACCAAGAGAAGCAGATCCATCAGTAGGGGGAACCGAAGACGACAAAGCAAAGGGTATTGAGAAagaggggaagaaaaaaaaaaaaaaaaaaaaaagccctcgAGGACCATGCGAGCAGCTGAAGGCGTGACTAGAAGCAGGACTAGAAGCAGGACTATAGACAGGACTCTTCCAGGTGCTAGCCAGCAGAAGGACCCCCTAATGGAGTCTGTTTAGCAGCACTGCCCAGGCTCTGTACCTTAGGAGCCCTCAGTACAAGTGGGAAAAGCACGACACTCAGTATTTCAAGAGTCAACGATCATTCTACAATTTCCCAACTGAATAAAAAGAATACCTCCCTATTCACATCGATTGTATGCACGATACTGGTGGGTATCGTGATAACAAGCTCACGATATATCGGTTGGCCCCACTCTGCCTTGCAGCCCCACCGTGCCTTCAGAGTGCTCATCCAGACACCAGCAGCTCTCCGACTACAGGCAGGACTTGTACTGTCAGAGCTTGTAGTCAGCTAACTAGAGGAATACCCACAAAGCCAGCGACCAAGAGACCAAGAAACCGGGAGACTGGTCAAGCAGAGACGCAGaaacagaggaggaggaaacaGAAGCGCATCACATGACTCGGTCACATGACTCAGCATCCGGTTAAAAGCAGGAAACGGTTCCTTGTGCACATCAGGTCTGCAGGTGTATGCACCTCCAACAGTGCTCGACTACACACTGCTCGGCTCCTTatcgcgcgcgcacacacacacacacccttttaaTCCCAGAGTACATTAGACCAACTCTTCCTATTCCAGCACCTCTGCTCgtaaaatttaaatttaaatctGCTTCTTGGAGGATAATgcactgacccctgacccccccAGTTTGGGGtaatgtgtggatgtgtgggtaaTGGAAGGGGGTGAGGTACACACCCTCCATGTCGCCACGAGCTACTGCAGGAAGTGATGCGTTCTAATGAAGCAACAGGATCTATGATCGAGCCTGCTAATCCAGGCACATGACCTCCCACTGGAGAGGAATTAGTgctttaccatggcaacaaccCATGACCTCAAGCTAACAGGCTACTGTGGCGAGGAGTGTTCTGATTGGcagagtgtggagtgtggaggtTTGTCAGCATGCAAACACGTCACAGATATGGTGATAACAAGTGATCAGTTCTCACTAGTGATGAGTTCTTCTGGTTTTGTTGTTCATGATTCCATAATGTTTTCCTCAGAATTGAGtgattctacaattttttttttctctgcttGGTCTAAAAAAGTAACCGTTACTGACGATCACTTTTTTTCATTTTGGTGATACTTGAAGCCAGAAAGTTGCCATTTGAAATGACCTTAGTTTTGCATCATGTCTGTGATCTGCTTTTTTTCTTCTGCAAAATTAAACAACTGAATGAACATCCTCAGAGGCCAGTGATTCCATcatttttgccaggggttgtgtgtgtgtgtgtgtgtgtgtgtgtgtgtgtgtggtacctgtgcAAGAAGGATTGGCCATAGGTGCAGCCTTACGTCTCCTCTTTACATCACCTGTACACAATGAGCCGAGGTGACCACTCGTTTgtctgttctcacacacacacacacacacacacacacacacacagttataacCATCTCAGGTTGACTCGAGTGTAAAACAGGAACACTGAGGAGGTTTCTGAGAGGTCGGTGTTCACGCAGCCTCGAGTGAATCCTCATATCCAGATCAAACATCAGATTCAATTCTTTCAGTAATTCTGAAATGTCAGCACAAATCTCAGCACTGGGGGGCGAACAGTGTAGACGGATAACTTTTGGGGGGTGGACTGGGTCCTGGGGGGGCCTGATGCATCTACCTGCTCGCAGTTTTCAGTGAACAGCTTCTCCGATGGCCTCGGTCAGCTCTGGAATCCCAGCGGCACTGTgtgggagcacacacacacacacacacacacacacataaatatccTACACACTATCTCCACAAATACATTATGCACACTAAGCAGACATGACGCCTTGCTCTGAGCCCACACACTTGTACACAGTTAGAAACACATTACACACCAATAACACAGTGAAAGCTCACAGCAACATTAACACCTACAGCCACGCTACATGGAGACGTCACACTAATGGAAACAGTTGTGTATCCACACATCTTTTCCCCCTCCATCACTATGACcacgcccacacccacacccccacccacgaCTGCCTGGCTCACCTGTTCATGTCTGGACCCAGCACTGAACCACGGGCTACACAGCAAAAGTGAACACAGCACAATTAGACAACCGTTGGACGACACGATTTATCCTTCGCCGTGGTGATGGAGTGGAAGGTAAATACTGCACAGCTAACAGTGTGAGAATATAGAATATGGCCTAATGCTCTCGATTTACCAGCAGAGCAGGgcaaacacagtgtgtgtgtgtgtgtgtgtaatttactCATGGGAATGCGGGTCCTGAGACAGTCTGGGTAGTCTCTCTACGGAAGAAGCACCctagatagacagagagagagagagagaatacaaaACAAtggagaggaaaggagaaggTAAACACAGTACTGTAACAAACATCCttgcagtgcacacacacacacacacacacacacacacacacacacacacacacacacacacacacacacacacacacacacacacacacacacacacacacacacacacacacacacacacctgagactGCTGCAGAGAGGCCTGTCGAGCCAACCTGGCCTGGAATcctgaacacagaacacaaacagcTTTTTGTTTTTCAACAGTGCCAAATCCAAACGCTGGATTTCACAGACAAATCTGCCCTCTAGAGGCCAACcatgtgaactgcagtgctTGTTTAAAGAGTTTTGGACTGTGAGCGAGtgcgcacgagtgtgtgtgtatgtgtgtgtgtgtgcatctacCTCGCTGTGCTCCCTGTGACATCAGTGGGAACGCCCCAGTGAGGATGCTACTGAACACCGGGTCGTTCAGGTCCAGCTCGTTAGAGTCCCTTTCCCACCACGGAACCACGCCCGCAATCCCACAAGCTCCGCCCGATTCACCCTCGTAGAACCAATCACTTTGCTCATCATCACCTTGGAAACAGCATGcaaaaaatgttaaataaaaaatCTATTTAAAGAAGGTGTCCCATCACCCCAAACACTTTATATAtgtgtttaaatatatttaaacagAGCAAGAGTCCAGAGACCAGCAGGCAGTACCTTGTCTACCTTCATCGTTGGTGTACAGACCTCCGTCACTGCTGTTGCTCACACTGCTAGtttcactgttacacacacacacacacaagttgtaGACATTTAATATTTCCACATCATAAACTGATCAACAAAACAGTCGAGAATACTCTTTTCTTTGGACTAGGCGGAGAGAGACGTGCGGTACCTCAAGAGCCGTCTCAGTTTTGTAGTTGAGGGGAGGGGAAAGATttgagggagggaggagcaAACACTAACCACCTGTCACTCATATCTTCATCAGACGCCTTGTGCTCCTCCAGCTCCATCTTGTCTTTTCCGGAAGGCGTGGCCTCCTCGCTCTCCACGACCACGCCCTCATCCGTGGCGTCCGGGGCCAAGCGCGGAGCCGCcagcttcctcttcttcaccctgCCCTTGCTCGCATCACTTCCTTTCCCCTCTTCTCCGAG
The window above is part of the Brachyhypopomus gauderio isolate BG-103 chromosome 9, BGAUD_0.2, whole genome shotgun sequence genome. Proteins encoded here:
- the gpatch2 gene encoding G patch domain-containing protein 2 isoform X1, whose translation is MFRAADIKNFGKAGTSWHFRRTMDELVHDLVSALEESSEQARGGFGDGAGGDHALAVGCLLKRQARKRRGRKRRSDNPHPPWDACHLSEGSESSLEEHKDYRSSTAAGGAHARDNNNSDSDEQLGAKRRAPLAGDSGRAKRPLWHEDAAGADGLGTRSLRRRRKVKRMAVDPPLEVATMLAPPLPKPAGGGGGCCREAGLGEEGKGSDASKGRVKKRKLAAPRLAPDATDEGVVVESEEATPSGKDKMELEEHKASDEDMSDRCETSSVSNSSDGGLYTNDEGRQGDDEQSDWFYEGESGGACGIAGVVPWWERDSNELDLNDPVFSSILTGAFPLMSQGAQRGFQARLARQASLQQSQGASSVERLPRLSQDPHSHDPWFSAGSRHEQCRWDSRADRGHRRSCSLKTASRQTSGHLGSLCTGDVKRRRKAAPMANPSCTGVIGEGAPPIPESNMGSRMLQTMGWSPGMGLGPDGRGITEPLRATQRPKGAGLGFN
- the gpatch2 gene encoding G patch domain-containing protein 2 isoform X2, which gives rise to MFRAADIKNFGKAGTSWHFRRTMDELVHDLVSALEESSEQARGGFGDGAGGDHALAVGCLLKRQARKRRGRKRRSDNPHPPWDACHLSEGSESSLEEHKDYRSSTAAGGAHARDNNNSDSDEQLGAKRRAPLAGDSGRAKRPLWHEDAAGADGLGTRSLRRRRKVKRMAVDPPLEVATMLAPPLPKPAGGGGGCCREAGLGEEGKGSDASKGRVKKRKLAAPRLAPDATDEGVVVESEEATPSGKDKMELEEHKASDEDMSDSETSSVSNSSDGGLYTNDEGRQGDDEQSDWFYEGESGGACGIAGVVPWWERDSNELDLNDPVFSSILTGAFPLMSQGAQRGFQARLARQASLQQSQGASSVERLPRLSQDPHSHDPWFSAGSRHEQCRWDSRADRGHRRSCSLKTASRQTSGHLGSLCTGDVKRRRKAAPMANPSCTGVIGEGAPPIPESNMGSRMLQTMGWSPGMGLGPDGRGITEPLRATQRPKGAGLGFN
- the gpatch2 gene encoding G patch domain-containing protein 2 isoform X3, producing the protein MDELVHDLVSALEESSEQARGGFGDGAGGDHALAVGCLLKRQARKRRGRKRRSDNPHPPWDACHLSEGSESSLEEHKDYRSSTAAGGAHARDNNNSDSDEQLGAKRRAPLAGDSGRAKRPLWHEDAAGADGLGTRSLRRRRKVKRMAVDPPLEVATMLAPPLPKPAGGGGGCCREAGLGEEGKGSDASKGRVKKRKLAAPRLAPDATDEGVVVESEEATPSGKDKMELEEHKASDEDMSDRCETSSVSNSSDGGLYTNDEGRQGDDEQSDWFYEGESGGACGIAGVVPWWERDSNELDLNDPVFSSILTGAFPLMSQGAQRGFQARLARQASLQQSQGASSVERLPRLSQDPHSHDPWFSAGSRHEQCRWDSRADRGHRRSCSLKTASRQTSGHLGSLCTGDVKRRRKAAPMANPSCTGVIGEGAPPIPESNMGSRMLQTMGWSPGMGLGPDGRGITEPLRATQRPKGAGLGFN